A genomic region of Chlorobaculum parvum NCIB 8327 contains the following coding sequences:
- the lpxA gene encoding acyl-ACP--UDP-N-acetylglucosamine O-acyltransferase — protein MSSIHPTAVIGSGATIGEDVQIGPYTVIDDDVVIGDRTVIAPHVYIADGARIGSECRIHSGAVLSTAPQDLKYAGEKTELYVGDRTVIRECVTLNRGTKASGKTVVGSDNLLMAYVHAGHDCVIGNHVVIANSVQFGGHCEVGDYVVVGGLAGIHQFVRIGRYAMVGGISRGALDVPPFVMAGGHNSFRYEGLNVIGLKRRGFTSEQISTIRDVYRVIFQSGLLLSNALEAVRRDFEQTPEVKEILGFFASGAHGRKFLKPFNS, from the coding sequence ATGAGTAGTATTCACCCGACAGCGGTCATCGGTTCCGGAGCCACGATTGGCGAGGATGTACAGATCGGCCCCTACACCGTCATCGACGACGACGTGGTCATCGGCGACCGTACGGTCATCGCGCCCCACGTCTATATCGCCGACGGCGCGCGCATTGGCAGCGAGTGTCGCATCCATTCCGGAGCGGTGCTTTCCACCGCGCCTCAGGATCTGAAATATGCAGGCGAGAAAACAGAGCTGTACGTCGGCGACCGCACGGTCATCCGCGAGTGCGTGACCCTGAACCGCGGCACGAAGGCCAGCGGCAAGACCGTGGTGGGCTCGGACAACCTGCTCATGGCTTACGTCCATGCGGGTCACGACTGCGTGATCGGCAACCATGTAGTGATTGCCAACTCGGTGCAGTTCGGCGGCCACTGCGAGGTGGGCGATTACGTGGTGGTCGGCGGTCTGGCCGGCATCCACCAGTTCGTCAGAATTGGTCGTTACGCGATGGTCGGTGGCATCTCCCGTGGTGCGCTCGATGTGCCGCCGTTCGTGATGGCCGGCGGTCACAACTCGTTCCGCTACGAGGGGCTCAACGTAATTGGCCTGAAGCGGCGCGGCTTCACCTCCGAGCAGATCAGCACCATCCGGGATGTCTATCGCGTGATCTTCCAGTCCGGTCTGTTGCTCAGCAACGCGCTCGAAGCCGTGCGGCGCGATTTCGAGCAGACGCCCGAAGTGAAGGAAATTCTCGGCTTCTTCGCGTCGGGCGCGCATGGCAGGAAGTTCCTCAAGCCCTTCAATTCATAA
- a CDS encoding ROK family protein gives MPSWAIGIDLGGTNIKTAVIDEAGGILFEDAQPTDSAAGPDGVIRQLALLASDLYQQAAESLDTGDFAGIGVGAPGAVDAVKGTLSYPPNLPGWGCYPLRDQLQLRLEQAHGISAPILVENDANAAAYGEAVYGGGSAFRDFMLVTLGTGVGGGIILDRKLYRGPTGTAGEIGFMTIDFEGSSVHAGVRGTIESLIGKERIVELACREGASSGLSPRLLELCDRDVAGLSPRHLEEAAKEGDQFALRVWQRIGTILGVGLANVTALMDIRKFVIGGGISAAGELIFEPALMQLHRSTLPSMHDGLEIVPARLGNKAGMYGAAALCFASGKPLRSDD, from the coding sequence ATGCCTTCATGGGCTATCGGCATCGATCTTGGCGGGACGAACATCAAGACGGCCGTCATCGACGAGGCCGGGGGCATACTTTTCGAGGATGCCCAGCCGACCGATAGCGCCGCGGGTCCCGATGGCGTGATCCGTCAGCTGGCGCTTCTTGCCAGCGATCTCTACCAGCAGGCTGCCGAATCGCTCGATACCGGCGACTTCGCGGGCATCGGCGTTGGAGCGCCGGGTGCGGTCGATGCCGTGAAGGGCACGCTCTCCTATCCTCCCAATCTTCCCGGCTGGGGATGCTATCCCTTGCGCGACCAGCTTCAGCTCCGTCTCGAACAGGCACATGGCATCAGCGCGCCTATCCTCGTGGAAAACGACGCCAATGCTGCCGCGTATGGCGAGGCGGTCTACGGCGGCGGCAGCGCGTTCCGCGACTTCATGCTGGTGACGCTCGGCACCGGCGTGGGCGGTGGCATCATTCTCGACCGGAAGCTCTATCGCGGCCCGACTGGCACGGCGGGGGAGATCGGATTCATGACGATCGATTTCGAGGGGTCGAGCGTCCATGCGGGCGTGAGGGGCACGATCGAAAGCCTGATCGGCAAGGAGCGGATCGTCGAGCTGGCATGCCGGGAGGGCGCGTCGTCCGGTCTTTCTCCGCGTCTTCTGGAGCTGTGTGACCGTGATGTCGCCGGCCTGTCTCCACGGCATCTCGAAGAGGCGGCCAAAGAGGGTGACCAGTTTGCGCTGCGTGTCTGGCAGCGGATCGGTACCATTCTCGGCGTCGGTCTGGCCAATGTCACGGCGCTGATGGACATCCGGAAGTTCGTGATTGGTGGCGGCATTTCGGCGGCTGGGGAGCTGATTTTCGAGCCAGCCCTGATGCAGCTGCACCGCTCCACTTTGCCATCGATGCACGACGGACTGGAGATCGTTCCGGCCAGGCTTGGCAACAAAGCCGGGATGTATGGCGCTGCCGCGCTCTGCTTCGCTTCCGGCAAGCCGCTCAGGAGCGATGATTGA